From the Rhodopirellula halodulae genome, one window contains:
- a CDS encoding Gfo/Idh/MocA family protein — MPQSKPPVSNEASRTIDASRRSFLKDSGLIAGTTLAGTSLAGVSIPTAHAAGDDVIKFVVIGCGGRGTGAASNIMQTKGNVKLVAVADAFGNKAEGSLRGLSRKYGDKVAVPPENVFTGLDGYKAAIDVDCDLVVIATPPGFKPQQFEYAVNKGRHIFMEKPVATDAPGVKRVLKAVEESKKKNLMVGIGLQRRHEPHYMQCVERIHDGAIGDVISQQVYWNGGGIWYRNKGDDQNEMQFQCNNWYHFNWICGDQICEQHIHNLDVGCWVKGEYPVECNGMGGREQRMGGDATKSQIFDHTFCEFTFADGTKMHSQGRHLAGGWNHVAEYALGTKGSANPSGQIKGENAWSFEGKRLNGHQQEQHDLIEALMRGEIYNEGEYGAKSTFCAILGREACYSGKVVKWDELMEKGKDLCPGIDEYTLESTPPTVPGEDGKYPTPTPGKYSPFA; from the coding sequence ATGCCACAGTCGAAGCCACCCGTATCCAACGAAGCCTCGCGCACCATCGACGCAAGCCGGCGTTCGTTCCTCAAGGATTCTGGCTTGATCGCCGGCACCACTTTGGCTGGCACCTCGCTGGCTGGCGTTTCGATTCCGACCGCCCACGCTGCTGGCGACGACGTGATCAAATTCGTCGTCATCGGTTGCGGTGGCCGCGGAACGGGTGCTGCCAGCAACATCATGCAAACCAAAGGCAACGTGAAGTTGGTCGCGGTTGCGGACGCGTTTGGTAACAAGGCCGAAGGTTCACTGCGAGGTTTGTCTCGCAAGTACGGTGACAAAGTCGCCGTGCCACCAGAGAACGTCTTCACCGGACTGGACGGTTACAAAGCTGCGATCGACGTCGATTGCGATTTGGTTGTGATCGCGACGCCACCCGGATTCAAACCGCAACAGTTCGAGTACGCGGTCAACAAAGGTCGCCACATCTTCATGGAGAAGCCGGTTGCAACCGACGCGCCGGGTGTCAAACGCGTCTTGAAAGCGGTGGAAGAATCGAAGAAGAAGAACTTGATGGTCGGCATCGGGTTGCAACGTCGTCACGAGCCACACTACATGCAGTGCGTGGAACGCATCCACGACGGTGCGATCGGCGACGTGATCTCGCAACAGGTTTACTGGAACGGCGGAGGCATCTGGTATCGCAACAAAGGCGACGATCAAAACGAGATGCAATTCCAGTGCAACAACTGGTACCACTTCAACTGGATCTGTGGCGACCAAATTTGTGAGCAACACATCCACAACCTGGATGTTGGTTGCTGGGTCAAAGGCGAATATCCCGTCGAGTGCAACGGCATGGGCGGTCGCGAACAACGCATGGGCGGTGACGCAACCAAATCGCAGATCTTCGATCACACGTTCTGTGAGTTCACCTTTGCTGACGGCACCAAGATGCACAGCCAAGGCCGTCACTTGGCCGGCGGTTGGAACCACGTTGCCGAGTACGCTCTGGGCACCAAAGGTTCGGCCAACCCATCGGGCCAGATCAAAGGTGAAAACGCTTGGTCGTTCGAAGGCAAACGTTTGAACGGTCACCAGCAAGAGCAACACGATTTGATCGAAGCTCTGATGCGTGGCGAGATCTACAACGAGGGCGAGTACGGTGCGAAGTCAACCTTCTGCGCCATCCTTGGTCGCGAAGCTTGCTACTCCGGCAAAGTCGTCAAATGGGACGAGCTGATGGAAAAGGGCAAGGACCTCTGCCCCGGCATCGACGAGTACACGCTCGAGTCGACTCCTCCAACCGTGCCAGGCGAAGACGGAAAGTACCCAACGCCAACGCCAGGCAAATACTCGCCATTCGCGTGA
- a CDS encoding thioredoxin family protein, translated as MRWNPVLKLPFVLPLLFVSFLFPSQARTDELPDPDFDQPTEFAGTVVDQAGEPVPNAKVEIHYYDGKNPLQTQETQADSEGQFHFRVLVGKIGFERTSFHARSPDGSQLSFDRMEKDVSNQRPVPIQLQLEEAKTGTIRVVDRENQPVEEAKLSVRINSGFNINAFNSVSPGQYTFSYPPSDRIHSVLAWKNGLGADYELYAVPRDRRNDQNAKAPEFPDNGATLELDGASSVTINVTDSEGNPLPDVDIYPWLLFKDSENDTINLSFSNSAFSEVTDADGRVTFEWIPRWQKRPITYWLSRDGFVQTRANQMRFGPETNLSVVMTRTVPIRGRVVDAEGKPAANIMVRAQGRGYAMDGGRGIDTTKHDGTFEMQVPGEQLYLLTVDNETWVSDGVPTFVVNDNQPVEGLELTLRKPTLVSGHITDEVTGEPVGNERMSCYLYGTPLNELDGVSIANPDDSNRYVRPMIYFAAETDEDGRYELKLGDGTYSLRPPQRGKAVEFKVAGESEKQVDASIETIQKVVLQGIVRNALDGTPVPGAKLEGVAREFIRTDWKASTDPAGKFSVETDGAAAYIHVTNEDGQLASITKIDDQTKSVEIELHPVGSARGVLYQRDSDEPATNTVINYAVNVPGKNNRSFSPRFGGKVTTDDEGKFLLDSLTANQEYSLSLERDSQGRSMRVGTAFVEPGEAVDLGTLKIPSPPKPYVPPTLDERIERAMAVDGTPLQRFGRAVHRIQRSKQMLLIAVGTVDEPRLHDFMQWRYEDSDYRKVRDDYLVMAINTASDAQKEQARELLDEIGIKNIEPSIEFSLVLVDVEAKLIEHASGDDFIVDGKLSKSHVIEWLDSFRPDPIDANELFAATLAKAKKQNKRVIVQETATWCGPCHMLSDFLSEHRAWEKDYLWVKMDHRYTGAYELMKELRDGADGGIPWFAIVDADGNRLVTSNQGEGGRNIGFPSSESGQRHLKRMLMQTKLTMTEDEITSLVDQLKEDD; from the coding sequence ATGCGATGGAATCCAGTCTTGAAGCTGCCGTTCGTCCTTCCACTCCTTTTTGTGTCGTTCCTCTTCCCGAGTCAGGCACGCACGGATGAGTTACCGGACCCCGACTTTGACCAGCCCACCGAATTCGCCGGCACGGTGGTCGACCAAGCGGGCGAACCAGTTCCCAACGCGAAGGTCGAGATTCACTACTACGACGGAAAGAATCCGCTTCAGACGCAAGAGACACAGGCTGACTCCGAAGGGCAATTCCATTTCCGTGTGCTGGTTGGAAAGATCGGGTTTGAACGGACTTCCTTTCACGCACGAAGCCCAGACGGTTCTCAGCTGAGTTTCGACCGAATGGAGAAAGACGTGTCCAACCAGCGTCCCGTGCCCATTCAACTGCAGCTTGAAGAGGCGAAGACCGGAACGATTCGGGTCGTCGATCGCGAAAATCAACCGGTGGAAGAAGCCAAATTGTCGGTGCGGATTAACTCGGGTTTCAATATCAATGCATTCAACTCGGTTTCCCCCGGCCAGTACACGTTTTCTTATCCACCCTCAGATCGAATTCATTCGGTCCTGGCATGGAAGAACGGCCTGGGCGCGGACTATGAACTGTATGCGGTGCCCCGTGATCGGCGAAATGATCAAAACGCCAAAGCCCCCGAGTTTCCCGATAACGGTGCGACGCTCGAACTGGACGGTGCATCGTCCGTCACGATCAACGTCACTGACAGCGAAGGAAACCCGCTACCGGACGTGGATATCTATCCCTGGTTACTCTTTAAGGATTCTGAAAACGACACGATCAATCTCAGCTTCAGCAACTCGGCTTTTTCGGAGGTGACGGATGCCGATGGACGAGTGACATTCGAATGGATTCCGCGATGGCAGAAAAGGCCAATCACATATTGGCTCTCACGTGACGGCTTCGTCCAAACGAGAGCGAACCAAATGCGATTCGGGCCGGAAACCAATCTATCGGTCGTTATGACTCGCACCGTTCCGATTCGCGGCCGAGTTGTCGATGCCGAAGGAAAGCCCGCTGCCAACATCATGGTAAGAGCGCAGGGCCGAGGATATGCCATGGACGGCGGACGTGGCATCGACACGACCAAGCACGATGGAACGTTTGAGATGCAGGTGCCAGGTGAGCAGCTTTACTTGCTCACCGTCGACAACGAAACCTGGGTCAGCGACGGCGTTCCGACCTTTGTCGTCAACGACAATCAGCCAGTCGAAGGATTGGAGCTAACACTTCGCAAACCCACTTTGGTATCGGGACACATCACGGACGAAGTCACCGGCGAACCGGTCGGCAACGAACGAATGAGCTGCTACCTCTACGGCACGCCGTTGAATGAACTGGATGGCGTCAGCATCGCAAACCCCGACGACTCGAACCGTTATGTCCGGCCAATGATCTACTTCGCGGCCGAAACGGACGAAGACGGACGATACGAACTCAAGCTCGGCGATGGAACGTACAGCCTGCGTCCACCACAGCGCGGCAAGGCGGTCGAATTCAAGGTCGCGGGTGAATCAGAAAAACAAGTTGACGCGAGCATCGAAACGATTCAAAAGGTCGTGCTGCAAGGCATCGTCCGAAATGCACTGGACGGTACTCCCGTTCCCGGGGCGAAACTGGAGGGCGTCGCACGAGAATTCATTCGCACCGACTGGAAAGCCTCAACGGATCCGGCAGGCAAGTTCTCGGTCGAAACGGATGGAGCCGCTGCCTACATCCACGTCACCAACGAAGACGGACAGCTCGCATCCATCACCAAAATTGATGACCAAACAAAATCGGTTGAGATCGAACTTCACCCGGTCGGCTCCGCAAGAGGCGTGCTTTACCAGAGAGACTCCGACGAACCAGCGACGAACACGGTGATCAACTATGCCGTTAATGTTCCCGGAAAGAACAACCGTTCCTTCAGCCCTCGCTTCGGCGGCAAGGTGACCACGGACGACGAAGGCAAGTTCTTACTGGACAGCCTCACCGCGAACCAGGAATATTCGCTGAGTTTGGAGCGTGATTCGCAAGGTCGCAGCATGCGAGTTGGCACGGCATTCGTGGAACCTGGCGAAGCGGTCGACCTTGGCACGCTGAAGATACCGTCTCCACCAAAGCCGTACGTCCCACCCACGTTGGACGAACGCATCGAGCGAGCAATGGCGGTGGACGGAACGCCTTTGCAACGATTCGGCCGGGCGGTGCACCGGATTCAACGTTCCAAACAGATGCTGCTGATCGCAGTGGGAACAGTCGACGAGCCTCGATTGCATGACTTCATGCAGTGGCGGTACGAAGACAGCGACTACCGCAAAGTTCGCGACGACTACTTGGTGATGGCGATCAACACCGCGAGCGATGCCCAGAAGGAACAAGCACGCGAATTGCTAGATGAAATTGGAATCAAGAACATCGAACCTTCCATCGAGTTTTCATTGGTCCTCGTCGATGTGGAAGCCAAGCTGATCGAACATGCCTCCGGCGACGATTTCATCGTTGATGGAAAGCTCTCCAAATCGCATGTGATTGAGTGGCTCGATTCTTTCCGCCCCGATCCCATCGACGCAAACGAATTGTTCGCCGCGACGTTGGCAAAGGCCAAGAAACAGAACAAGCGTGTCATCGTCCAAGAAACCGCCACTTGGTGTGGCCCCTGTCACATGCTTTCCGATTTCTTAAGCGAGCACCGTGCCTGGGAAAAAGACTACCTGTGGGTGAAGATGGACCATCGCTACACCGGTGCGTATGAGTTGATGAAGGAACTGCGTGACGGGGCGGACGGCGGAATCCCGTGGTTCGCGATTGTCGATGCGGATGGCAATCGTTTGGTGACATCAAACCAAGGCGAAGGCGGCCGCAACATTGGCTTCCCGTCCAGCGAATCTGGTCAGCGGCACCTGAAACGCATGTTAATGCAAACCAAACTGACGATGACCGAAGACGAGATCACGTCGTTGGTGGATCAACTCAAAGAAGACGACTAG
- a CDS encoding choice-of-anchor I family protein, translating into MAKRFRSRRSPQRRQQLRASLQVLESRQLMASDFSLQLLHASDLEGGVNAISDAPHFAAIVESLETEAENDGRGSLLVSAGDNFIGGPFFSASGDGDLRAPLQAAYQGLFGEAGLDNIREDGGRVDISIMNLLEFDASALGNHEFDFGTDTLGGLMGTDIRGNTLGDVRWLGAQFPYLSANLDFSGDPNLAGLFTSDVLATTDYQADLGDLAATGAAPKIAPATIADVNGESVAIVGATTQLLSQISSPGGTVSTAGGTNDMQALADVLNPLIADIADGDDDIAGNADDVNKVILVSHLQQISLEEELAGLLNGVDIIVAGGSDTLLADAQDTLRAGDVAEGTYPLQTTNADNDPTLIVSTDGEYSYVGRLVVDFDANGVLIPAMLDTNVSGVFATDEAGTLAVTGAADIATAVAGSTKATEVNKLVQAVRGIVTAKDGEIFGATDVYLEGRRAEVRTQETNLGNLTADANLAAARAFDSTVAVSIKNGGGIRAAIGAIDGLSGEELPTAANPEAGKESGEISRLDIENALRFDNGLTVMTVTALELKRLIEHGVAATDAAGNNTPGQFPQIGGARFSFDPNEPASMLDASANVLQEGQRVRSFALVDDNGEVIDVLVQDGQLIGNPNREIRIVTLDFLAGIFASGSPIGGDGYPFPAYGEDLTHLSSAGLPDGASSTFTPGKEQDALAEYLLANHNPAGGNAPYRDSETSPLQDQRIQNLAVTNDTILTPSSIDSFKISVAGTFETGVFDESAAEIVAHDPATQRVFFTNSDANQIGVLDIADPTNPVELSPITFPTGTGGVNSVAISGGIVAVAVAAPIHTNPGGVLFYNTDGVLLGSVTVGALPDSLTFSPDGMKVVVAGEGEPDDLENPTPAIDPLGTISVIDLARLRQDGFITSFDVTTLDFTAFDGQEDSLRAQGVRIFPGRSASRDLEPEFASVSPDGTRAYVTLQEANSVAVVDLVNPAILEIQPLGVKDHSLPGNGIDPSDRDDSIAIAPHPVFGLYMPDAITTFEVGGQTYYATANEGDSRNFDEDRIKDIVLDPTAFPNAADLQEDDVLGRLTISNIDGDTDGDGNFDQLFAFGGRSFTIFNSAGDVVFDSGDQFEQLTAQLVPDLFNSNNDENEFDSRSDAKGPEPEAITTGVIGDRMYAFIGLERTGGVFVYDITSPAEATFVQYINNRDANAADIENAGDLGVEDLKFVSPADSPNGQPLLIASNEVSGSVTIFQLGQSVLDVELRAVATPSLAGSTELPDAISSSPIGGTYYVEAWVQDFDNQFNGLAGGQIDIRYNTDVADAVGISNDDYNLLPSGTIDDSAGLVDDLGGGTLQAGQGLAPTWVRLGYFEVVATAEGTATYTLAPGALPFARFGGGNLDAGSVDLTDVELVQHVQSAMLDLAVVREDSILDGDGRVSEVPASVGYVHEWESFTTEIYLTPEANTQTVDAVSFDLSYNTALTSAWTFEPAEAFSLNGTVDLDNANGSVSNISLMANSPIADGGPILLGRVRFTPTAGDDAPVDETNNVIGAYDLGLLIENATVTTGNIVGSVGLGQTPATGMWAVPYDADDSDQIDFADFSMFASVFGSVVGSPNELAAWADFNGSGMVDFEDLDLFDANHGLTSADGDSVQFSSGYPSPELAGPPVAIASASAAGQQRLASFGPFSNQRTLTDVNNDGQTSALDALLVINALNISDTSMSRAFLDVNEDGTTTAVDALRVINALSDNDDSGDTAPASEPVSAPNVDVLDPNAEVLDAVLGQFEREARKLLNVAPQASLDYSAISQAKLESDNDREELEDLLESLSLDQGKLRLMS; encoded by the coding sequence GTGGCAAAGCGATTTCGTTCCCGACGTTCACCCCAGCGCCGCCAACAACTGCGAGCTAGTCTGCAAGTACTCGAGTCACGCCAGTTGATGGCGTCGGATTTCTCGTTGCAACTGCTTCACGCCAGCGACTTGGAAGGTGGCGTCAACGCTATCTCCGACGCACCCCACTTCGCGGCAATCGTTGAATCTCTCGAAACCGAAGCGGAAAACGACGGCCGTGGATCGCTGTTGGTTTCGGCGGGTGACAACTTCATCGGTGGCCCATTTTTCAGTGCCTCCGGCGATGGCGACCTCCGTGCTCCTTTGCAAGCAGCCTACCAAGGACTGTTTGGCGAAGCCGGCCTGGACAACATCCGTGAAGATGGTGGTCGCGTTGATATCTCGATCATGAATTTGCTCGAGTTCGACGCTTCCGCACTCGGCAACCACGAATTTGACTTCGGCACCGACACACTCGGTGGCTTGATGGGCACCGACATCCGCGGCAATACATTGGGTGACGTGCGATGGCTTGGCGCTCAATTCCCTTACCTAAGTGCCAACCTCGATTTTTCCGGTGATCCCAATCTGGCTGGGTTGTTCACATCCGACGTGTTGGCAACGACGGACTATCAAGCCGATTTGGGCGACTTGGCGGCCACCGGCGCGGCTCCCAAAATCGCTCCCGCAACGATCGCCGACGTCAACGGTGAATCAGTCGCGATCGTGGGTGCAACCACTCAGCTTCTCAGCCAAATTTCGTCACCCGGCGGTACCGTTTCCACCGCCGGTGGCACGAACGACATGCAAGCCTTGGCCGACGTGTTGAATCCCCTGATCGCTGACATCGCCGACGGCGACGATGACATTGCCGGCAACGCCGATGACGTGAACAAAGTCATCTTGGTTAGCCACCTGCAACAAATCTCGCTGGAAGAAGAATTGGCGGGACTGCTCAACGGAGTCGACATCATCGTCGCCGGTGGATCCGACACGTTGTTGGCGGATGCTCAAGACACATTGCGTGCTGGCGACGTCGCCGAGGGCACCTATCCACTGCAAACCACCAACGCGGACAACGATCCCACGTTGATTGTCAGCACCGATGGCGAGTACAGCTACGTCGGACGTTTGGTTGTCGACTTCGATGCCAACGGTGTGTTGATCCCAGCAATGCTGGACACGAACGTCAGTGGTGTGTTCGCGACGGACGAAGCGGGAACCCTGGCCGTCACCGGTGCCGCCGACATTGCAACCGCGGTGGCGGGCAGCACCAAGGCCACTGAAGTCAACAAGTTGGTGCAAGCCGTTCGCGGAATTGTCACGGCGAAGGACGGCGAGATCTTCGGAGCGACCGATGTCTACTTGGAAGGACGTCGGGCCGAAGTTCGCACACAGGAAACCAACCTTGGAAACTTGACCGCCGACGCTAACCTCGCCGCGGCACGTGCGTTTGACTCGACCGTTGCTGTTTCGATCAAGAACGGTGGTGGCATCCGCGCGGCGATTGGTGCGATCGATGGCTTGAGCGGCGAAGAATTGCCAACGGCCGCGAATCCGGAAGCCGGAAAAGAGTCCGGAGAGATCTCGCGACTCGATATCGAAAACGCTCTTCGGTTCGACAACGGTTTGACCGTCATGACCGTGACCGCGTTGGAACTGAAACGATTGATCGAACACGGTGTCGCCGCGACAGATGCGGCGGGCAACAACACTCCCGGTCAGTTTCCTCAAATCGGTGGTGCGCGATTCAGCTTCGATCCGAATGAACCCGCTTCGATGTTGGACGCTTCGGCCAACGTCCTCCAGGAAGGCCAACGAGTTCGCAGTTTCGCATTGGTCGACGACAACGGCGAAGTCATCGATGTCTTGGTCCAGGACGGCCAATTGATTGGCAATCCCAATCGTGAAATTCGTATTGTCACGCTGGACTTTCTCGCAGGCATCTTCGCCAGCGGCTCGCCCATCGGTGGTGATGGCTATCCCTTCCCCGCCTACGGTGAAGATCTGACGCACCTGTCGTCCGCTGGTCTACCAGACGGAGCATCGAGCACGTTCACTCCCGGCAAAGAACAAGATGCTCTCGCCGAGTACCTGTTGGCCAATCACAATCCTGCCGGAGGCAACGCACCCTACCGCGACAGCGAAACCTCGCCTCTTCAGGATCAACGCATCCAGAACTTGGCCGTTACCAACGACACGATTCTGACGCCTTCGTCGATCGACAGCTTCAAGATTTCCGTCGCGGGCACTTTCGAAACGGGTGTCTTCGACGAGTCAGCCGCTGAGATCGTCGCTCATGATCCCGCGACTCAACGCGTCTTCTTCACCAATTCCGACGCCAACCAAATTGGTGTTTTGGACATCGCGGATCCAACCAATCCGGTGGAGCTATCGCCCATCACGTTCCCGACCGGCACCGGCGGCGTGAATAGCGTTGCGATTTCCGGCGGCATTGTCGCGGTCGCGGTGGCCGCTCCGATTCACACCAATCCTGGCGGCGTTCTGTTTTACAACACGGATGGCGTGTTGCTCGGCAGCGTCACCGTGGGGGCACTGCCCGATTCCTTGACGTTCTCTCCGGACGGGATGAAAGTCGTCGTGGCGGGCGAAGGAGAACCAGACGATCTGGAGAATCCAACGCCGGCCATCGATCCTTTGGGAACCATCAGCGTCATCGACCTGGCTCGACTGCGTCAGGATGGCTTCATCACTTCGTTCGATGTCACAACGCTCGACTTCACCGCATTCGACGGCCAAGAAGACTCGCTTCGCGCCCAGGGCGTGCGGATCTTCCCCGGACGTTCCGCATCCCGTGACTTGGAGCCTGAATTCGCTTCTGTTTCGCCCGATGGCACGCGAGCCTACGTGACACTGCAGGAAGCCAACTCAGTCGCTGTGGTTGATTTGGTCAATCCCGCGATTTTGGAAATCCAACCACTGGGCGTCAAAGACCACTCCTTGCCCGGCAACGGAATCGATCCGAGCGACCGTGACGACTCCATTGCAATCGCTCCACATCCCGTGTTCGGTCTGTACATGCCCGACGCGATCACAACGTTCGAAGTCGGTGGTCAAACCTATTATGCCACCGCCAACGAAGGCGACTCGCGCAACTTTGATGAGGATCGCATCAAAGACATCGTGCTCGATCCCACCGCTTTCCCCAACGCGGCTGACCTGCAAGAAGACGATGTTCTTGGTCGCTTGACCATTTCGAACATCGACGGTGACACCGATGGTGACGGTAACTTCGATCAACTCTTCGCCTTCGGTGGTCGCTCGTTCACGATCTTCAATTCGGCAGGCGACGTCGTCTTTGATTCGGGGGACCAGTTCGAACAACTGACCGCTCAGTTGGTACCGGATCTGTTCAACAGCAACAACGACGAGAACGAATTCGACTCACGCAGCGATGCAAAGGGTCCTGAGCCCGAGGCGATCACGACCGGAGTCATCGGCGATCGCATGTACGCGTTCATTGGCTTGGAACGTACCGGCGGAGTCTTTGTCTACGACATCACATCGCCAGCCGAAGCCACCTTCGTTCAGTACATCAACAACCGAGACGCCAACGCGGCGGACATTGAAAACGCCGGCGACCTGGGCGTGGAAGACCTGAAGTTCGTATCCCCAGCGGACAGCCCCAATGGGCAGCCGCTGTTGATCGCGTCCAATGAAGTCAGCGGCAGCGTCACGATCTTCCAGCTCGGACAATCCGTGTTGGACGTGGAGTTGCGGGCCGTCGCGACACCAAGCTTGGCGGGCTCGACCGAGCTTCCCGATGCGATCTCCAGCAGTCCGATCGGCGGGACGTACTACGTCGAAGCCTGGGTGCAAGATTTTGACAACCAGTTCAACGGGTTGGCGGGCGGTCAAATCGATATCCGCTACAACACCGATGTCGCCGACGCGGTGGGAATTTCCAACGACGACTACAATTTGCTGCCCTCCGGTACGATCGATGATTCGGCCGGGTTGGTTGACGATCTCGGTGGCGGAACCTTGCAAGCCGGACAAGGGTTGGCACCAACCTGGGTCCGCTTGGGTTACTTCGAAGTGGTCGCCACGGCCGAGGGAACCGCGACGTACACGCTCGCACCGGGAGCTCTTCCGTTCGCACGCTTCGGCGGAGGTAACTTGGACGCCGGTTCGGTGGACCTGACCGATGTGGAATTGGTCCAACATGTTCAATCCGCCATGCTCGACTTGGCCGTGGTTCGCGAAGACAGCATCTTGGACGGTGACGGTCGAGTCAGTGAAGTTCCAGCTTCCGTCGGCTACGTTCACGAGTGGGAAAGCTTCACCACCGAGATCTATTTGACTCCGGAAGCCAACACGCAGACCGTCGATGCGGTGTCCTTCGATCTGTCCTACAACACCGCACTGACCAGTGCCTGGACCTTTGAACCAGCCGAAGCGTTCAGCCTCAACGGAACGGTCGATCTGGATAACGCCAATGGATCCGTCAGCAACATTTCGTTGATGGCGAACTCGCCAATCGCCGATGGCGGGCCGATTCTGCTCGGTCGAGTTCGATTCACACCGACGGCAGGTGACGATGCACCGGTGGACGAGACCAACAACGTGATTGGTGCTTACGACCTGGGGTTGCTCATCGAAAACGCAACGGTGACGACGGGCAATATCGTCGGCAGCGTCGGACTCGGACAAACGCCTGCGACCGGCATGTGGGCGGTTCCCTACGACGCCGATGACAGCGACCAAATCGACTTCGCGGATTTCTCCATGTTCGCGAGCGTGTTTGGATCGGTGGTCGGCAGCCCGAACGAACTGGCTGCTTGGGCCGACTTCAATGGTTCGGGGATGGTCGACTTCGAAGACCTCGATCTATTCGATGCCAATCATGGGCTGACGTCGGCCGACGGTGACTCGGTGCAATTCAGCAGCGGTTATCCGTCACCGGAATTGGCCGGTCCTCCCGTCGCCATCGCGTCGGCATCGGCCGCGGGCCAGCAACGGTTGGCCAGCTTTGGTCCGTTTAGCAATCAGCGCACTCTGACCGACGTCAACAACGACGGTCAAACAAGTGCCCTCGATGCCTTGCTGGTGATCAACGCGTTGAACATATCCGACACGTCCATGTCACGCGCTTTCTTGGACGTCAACGAAGACGGAACCACAACCGCCGTCGATGCGTTGCGAGTCATCAATGCACTCAGCGACAACGATGATTCCGGAGATACCGCTCCCGCATCCGAACCAGTCAGCGCTCCCAACGTGGATGTGCTCGACCCCAACGCGGAAGTGCTCGATGCAGTTCTCGGTCAATTCGAACGGGAAGCACGCAAGTTGCTGAACGTGGCACCTCAAGCTTCGTTGGACTACTCGGCGATCAGCCAAGCCAAATTGGAATCCGACAACGACCGCGAAGAGCTGGAAGACTTGCTCGAATCATTGTCGCTCGACCAAGGCAAACTGCGTCTGATGTCGTAA
- a CDS encoding PEP-CTERM sorting domain-containing protein (PEP-CTERM proteins occur, often in large numbers, in the proteomes of bacteria that also encode an exosortase, a predicted intramembrane cysteine proteinase. The presence of a PEP-CTERM domain at a protein's C-terminus predicts cleavage within the sorting domain, followed by covalent anchoring to some some component of the (usually Gram-negative) cell surface. Many PEP-CTERM proteins exhibit an unusual sequence composition that includes large numbers of potential glycosylation sites. Expression of one such protein has been shown restore the ability of a bacterium to form floc, a type of biofilm.) has protein sequence MRAPTPSFNSLGPDPFNTFVPASVSSTINVTAVPEPCSLALLSFVGVAGFVVRRHKQFYSRSDAGIRVV, from the coding sequence ATGCGTGCGCCTACTCCGTCTTTCAATTCTCTTGGCCCAGACCCCTTCAATACGTTTGTGCCGGCAAGTGTTTCATCGACGATTAACGTAACGGCCGTACCAGAGCCTTGTAGCCTAGCATTGTTGTCGTTCGTAGGCGTAGCTGGCTTCGTTGTTCGCCGACATAAACAATTTTATAGCCGAAGCGACGCAGGCATTCGAGTCGTGTAG